The Pagrus major chromosome 1, Pma_NU_1.0 genome includes the window TGGTAAAGTAGATGTCGTCCCTGGAAGGGATATCACAGGGTTGTCACTACAATTCATTGAAATAATTAAGAAATATGGCTAAAAACCCTGTGTTTGGTGCCATATTATGGCTGCAattttcattttgctgctgtGATGGTACAACAGTAAGGTGTGGTCGTAAGTGTACTAGACTCGATATTTTCAGTGCACGGAGTCAAAACAGCAATGCTATCGGGCCATGAAGCCCTTAAAAGgtgttttattatgattatGTTGGAGGCAGTTAGATTGTACATATGCCCCTACCTGATGAGTGTCCTTTTGACTGCAGCAGGCTCAGTCAGCACCACTACAGGGATGGCCAAGTTGAAGAAGCAATTTTTGAAAGATTCAAACTCGTAGGCTCCAACCACCTTGATCATCTCAAGGGCCACCTGAGTAcatcaaaataataacacaaaattattgttacattatgtataTAGTATTACACATAATTCATattgaaaaatgtatgtaatttcAATTTTTAAACCAAACTTTCAACATCTATTCAGATTAACATCTTAATATTGAAGTAAACATTCATCCATCTGGATTGTACAAGATGCAGGCTGCCACCATGTAAGGCACCAGCGACCTTCTGACCACAACTCTTAGCAGTTAAACAGTTAAAGACCTCAATGATATGACCACAAAGTCTTTCATTGTCATTGGCCTAATGTGTTCTGGTACAAAGTACACTAAAGAATCGCCCTATGCTCAAAAAAGGTATTTGTTATGGCCAATTAGTGACCAACACAGAGATTCAATAACAAAGCATCAGTCAGGTTCCTTGAGGGCTTTGACCCTTGGGGACCGGTCGGGCGTCAAATTTACATTGCCTAGTATCTGTATGTGTTTCAAAACAATGACTACATGTTAAACCATCAGTATATGGCAACATTTCAAATATGTCTCACCAATCCAGCCACAGCAGCTGTTGCTGTGGCAATAGCAGGGATGATCTTGCCAGCGATGCGTTTGGTCTTGAGTCTGTCAGCGGGCTCGATGGAGTACATCCTTGCCCTGAGAGCAGATGCCGATGTGACAAAGTCCATGTGGCCGTTGCTGTCGTCGTCCTTCTCAAACAGCAGTGGACTCATCTGTAACCTCTCTACatgtgaaacacattttcaccGATTATTAAAAGTAGTTTCACGGTGTTTGTAATATGAGCTTGCCCTCTTAGAAGGATGGTGAAAGATAGTGCATGTTACCTAACAATTCTCACCGTTGTAGTGGATTTAACTCAATAACACTCCAGGTTTCACATTTACAATTAAGCAGTCATCTTGAGTGTCCAGTTAcaaaactgttgtgattttccTGAGTTTAATTGTTTACCTGCTGTGACATTGTCAGTAGCAATGGCCTCCTCCAGCTGTGAGAtggcctccctctcctcttcactgCTTATAGGCATCTTTATCAGGTCAGGCTTCTTTGCCGTCTCATCTGTCTCTATACTCTGGAAGGGACAGATCCACAAAAATCAGTAAGATTAGGATGTTTTACACTCGAATAGGAATCAAAGACCAGACTGATGGAGAAGCTTACTTTCTCTGAGGGACTGTACTCAGGAATCTTGACACCTGCGAGAACCCTGGTCACCGCCTCTTCAGAGAGGTCctgagaaggaaggaaaggtCGAGTTGGTCAGTGAGTAACTGTATGTGTTTTAAATTTCGTATGTGTGAGTGTACATGACCCACCTGTTCTGAGTAAGGGATGTTATAAATCCCCGCAAAGAGCCGAGCAGTGCTGACAACGAAAGTGAAGTGCctgatggagaaagagaagTGTGTTTCAAGCTTAGATATGAAACAGACAATACAAGAAAGGCTTAAACTGTAATCTAAGAGCATACTCACATAGAGTCTTTCAAGTCGAAATCAAATGGTGCTGGAGGTCTTTTTGGGGACTGCCAAAACAAACCTAAGGAAGGGAAGAAGAATTCATTATATGTTTTGCTTTTAAGTATAGTTTTCACTGCAGTTGTGTTGTGAAATAACTTTATAGCTATTCGtatatttgattaaaaactTACTTCCATCTTTTAACCTTGTGTCCAGAGGGAAAGAGTGCAAGAGTTGTAGAGCCTGCataaaaacatcagcagcatgtAAATCGGTATCACACCGCATATCATATTGTGGAGCTTTCTTCAACACACATTTCAATCTAATGAAGATATATTTTCAGGGGGAGACTCGTTACCTTTCTcttgaaatatttttcaaaCTTTAGACGGGCAAGAGTAACACACTGTTCCCACTGGCTAGGCCGTCTGCTCAGCAGCTTAATGACCTGAAATGACCCATCCAGACTTTCCCCCGCCTGCATCctctataaaacacacacaaatattttattaaatattattatcgCTGGCATAAATCAACACAAAGGCTACTTACAATTAGTCAGTCACAACATTAATGTCTTACCTGTAGCACCACTTCAGCTGAGTTGTGGGTCTGCCAGAACGAGTTGTACATGGAGGGCTTGTGGACAAACGCGTTCTCAAACTAGACAAAGCCAAAGAAAAGTTTTATAATTTTTCCAAGTTCAAGATTCGGAtagtacacaaacacataccCTCAAAAAAGATTTCACGTTGACTCACTTTGTCTCTGGCCCACTGAATGGTGTGCTCAATGACAGAAGGGAAAGACTTGAGAGTGCAGAATGGGATCTCCTCTTCAGGGGGGTCCCTCTGTGAGCCAAGGGAATGGATATATTTAGGAGAGCTGAAAAGAGTAAGGTCTGTGGGACCGACTAATGCAgggaataaataacaaactCTCACACATACTCACATGGCTATTGTAAGACTCTGTCAATTTTGGCACAATGATTTCTGTGTGTCCTTTAGTTCCCATTGTGCCAGAGTCCAGGAGAGCTCTCTGATTTGATACACAgcggctgaaaaataaaacaagatcaGCTGTTCACCAAATAAGTAAATGTTTCATGACATACCTTTCCAGCTCATACATTCATGTCGTAAatatgctctctctctctctctctctctaggtTTATGATGAGGGAAACAAATTCAACTGAATACTTTTAGAAAGTATCGATTTTCCCACTTTAATATTTGCACCAACCTGTCTACATATCTCCGAGCCTCCACGTTGTCCAGCGCAGTGACCACAAAGTTCAGGCGGGTGTAGAAGGAATCGCTGTAGATGCTCTCAGTGGCAGGACACACCTTGTTGAGGTGAGCATCCACCTGCAGGTCGGGGTTGATATCACGAGTGgcatctgctgctgttgtacTCTTCGGTTTCTGAGACAAAAAGAAGACAGGAAAacagtgtgtgaatgttaaaGTCATTGATTCTAGTCAAGTTTCTTCTAAACGCTGATAGTAATCCGAGTGCTTGCTATTGCATTAAATTCCTTCCCTATTTCTGGGTTACGCAGACATATTTTTAAGTGCTAGGTTGAGTTTGCCAAGATGAGTCAAGGTtacagaaaaggaagagaaatggTAAGTCTAAAGggtggaggaaaagaaaaaaaggattatGAAGTGGACTTCTCTTCACCTGTATATGATGTGGTCTGAAGAGAAACTGCCGATTGAGGTTGGACTTTTCGATAAGGTCTGGATCTGTGATGCACACCTGAGAATTGACAGATGCAGAGTGCAAGGTTTCACTAAATATGTATCACCAAGAAATTGAATaatttttaaattcataaagaaatacagtcaaacagagaagaggaaacCACCTCTCCTGAGCTCTTGGCCAACCCCACTCCAAGTAGAGCAAAGTTTTTCAGCATCTCACAGCCTATGGCACCACAGCCCACCTGGAAGAGAAGGCATTGTCGGGTTCATTTGGACATAAACCttaaattacataaatatataagaGGTCTTCTTTGTACTGCGCAATCCTTACCATGAAGACCCTGAGCTTATGCAGCTGTTGACACATTGATTCACCAATGCAAGCTCGCAGTCCATCATAGCGATCGCCTCTTGGGAAAAACTCCTCAGCAGGAACAGACTGAAGTGGCCTGACTACCTCGATGGCATCAAGATAAAACTAAacaggacagaaacagagaaagaaacaaacaattaagggacatttctttaaaaagatgcaaaacTTGATAAGATTTGTTAAACCCTGTTAAAGTTAATTGGTTTCCATTGATGTGTTGCTGTCGAAAAGGGGTAGATTGAACTATTGACCTACCAATAGGCAACATTTCACTTTTGCAGAAGGAGGAGTTCAGATTCAGTAACGTACCCATTGCTGCAGTGGTGCAAACTTCCCTGTAATGGCCTTAAGAACTTCCTGGCTGGCTAGACCTCCTACAGCTGCTGCTAACGGAGGAAGAGTTCCCCTTGCTGTTCTCGACAGACAGCGCACCAACTCAGCATTCACAGAagtctgaaatgaaaatgagatAAGACATCTGTGTGCTTGCAATAATTTTTTCAAAGAGGAGCATCTTTGCAGGTTCAAGAGAATGAAAACGTgagggatgaaaaaaaaaaaaaaagaaaagcactcACTTTGTTCCTGAGAGTTGCATTCACTTCTTCGGTTAGCTTCAGTAAAACCTCAGCATCCTGTAAACACCTGATGGCATCAAagtgaaactgctcacaactgAACATGTCACATTTCAACAACTTCACACACTGAAAACCGCAGCCAGTACAAGTGATATCCTCGGGTACAGTTGAGTAACAGAGAGTAAGGCAGAAGATTGAAAAGCGGAGAAGTATTTTGCTTACCCGATGTTGGGGAGTCTACCGTGCTGCTCCTGGAAGGTGTCCAGAGCCAACATGGCTGCATGGATCTGTAGAGGGGCCTGATGGGCAGGAAACTGCTTAGTTAAACTCAAACAAAAATTACTAGGCATTTGTTCACTTGAGTCTGTATCAAGGTTGACTTGGTAAGACCATCTTTTGAGTTATCTGGCTTTAAGGAAACTAAcattagaaaataaagattgatGGTTATCACGAAGCTGTTAACCCTGGGGGTAAACCGATTAAGCAAGGAGGGTATACTAACATGTCAAGTGATTCTATTGGTCTGTACACGTACTGTTTGTTCTCCTTCATTTGTAAATATGATATAAAGGCAGTGTTTTTATCCATTGAGGGTCTCTGAATGTATGATGGCTCCAttatttctgaatttgtttCACTTGCTTTGTGACGTCTCCAGCAACAGCATCAAAACTCTCACCTCTGGTTTACTGAAGTCTGGAGTCAGGACTTTAGGATCACACAGCTGTTGCTCTATTGCCTCCTGAAATACATTAATGGACAAATGCGGTAACAAACATACGGTGGGTGATGGGCTT containing:
- the uba6 gene encoding ubiquitin-like modifier-activating enzyme 6 is translated as MHQMAQSSVFLSGMGGLGIEIAKNIVLAGVKAVTLHDTKQCETWDLGSNFFIRKEDVLSQRRRVEAVCPRVTELNPYVHVDMSYSALDDNTDLSFLRKYQCVILTEARLSLQKRVNEFCHSQQPPIRFIGCDAYGICVRVFCDFGDEFEVSDPTGEEPKEIFVQTITQDDPGVVTCMDNQPHGLQTGQSVVFREVNGMVELNSSVRQVSVLSPHSFAIGDTSQFQPYAHGGFFVLVKTPKTYRFEAIEQQLCDPKVLTPDFSKPEAPLQIHAAMLALDTFQEQHGRLPNIGCLQDAEVLLKLTEEVNATLRNKTSVNAELVRCLSRTARGTLPPLAAAVGGLASQEVLKAITGKFAPLQQWFYLDAIEVVRPLQSVPAEEFFPRGDRYDGLRACIGESMCQQLHKLRVFMVGCGAIGCEMLKNFALLGVGLAKSSGEVCITDPDLIEKSNLNRQFLFRPHHIQKPKSTTAADATRDINPDLQVDAHLNKVCPATESIYSDSFYTRLNFVVTALDNVEARRYVDSRCVSNQRALLDSGTMGTKGHTEIIVPKLTESYNSHRDPPEEEIPFCTLKSFPSVIEHTIQWARDKFENAFVHKPSMYNSFWQTHNSAEVVLQRMQAGESLDGSFQVIKLLSRRPSQWEQCVTLARLKFEKYFKRKALQLLHSFPLDTRLKDGSLFWQSPKRPPAPFDFDLKDSMHFTFVVSTARLFAGIYNIPYSEQDLSEEAVTRVLAGVKIPEYSPSEKSIETDETAKKPDLIKMPISSEEEREAISQLEEAIATDNVTAERLQMSPLLFEKDDDSNGHMDFVTSASALRARMYSIEPADRLKTKRIAGKIIPAIATATAAVAGLVALEMIKVVGAYEFESFKNCFFNLAIPVVVLTEPAAVKRTLIRDDIYFTIWDCWTIFGHEDFTLSDFMNAVREKYGIEPTMVVHGVKMLYVPVMPGHSKRLKLTMHKLIKPSVDRRYVDLTVSFAPEADGDDDLPGPPVRYYFSRNGETP